GAAGCGACAAGGCAAGATAGACGAAGCAGTGCTTTTAAAAATGATTGAAGATTTATGGGTAAGCCAGGGATTCACCACCAAACAACAGGAGGATAAGATGATCAAACAGGCTCAATCTACTGTTAAAAAGTTCATCGTCCAGGGGAGTAAGAGCGATTTAATGCCTGTTCACAGTGAGCATCCCTTTCAGTTTGAGCTGCCGAGCCACAAACTGGTGGTAAGCGGCCGGTTCGACGCGGTGTTTCAGTACCCAGATGGGCAGGTTGAGATCCGTGATTATAAAACCGGGCAGACTGATGACGAGGCGAAGGCCGAGGACAGGGCTAAAAAAAGTATTCAGCTTGGTATATACGCTCTAGCCTGGGAGAAGATAACAGGCAAGGCACCTGATATAGTTGCCCTGGAGTTCGTCGACACTGGCACTAGAGGCACCACGCATAAGACAGCCAAGCAGTTAATGGCTATAGAAGAGAAAATTATTGCGGTATCAGAAGGAATTAGAGCTGGACGGTTCGAGCCAAAGGGCGATCATCGCTATTGCGAGCATGGGCCGGTTCAGACTGGAATGCTGCTATGAGAGATGAATTATGGCTGCAGCAGCTTCTGGATGAAACCTGGGATAAGTACTTTGCGGATGTCCCGCAAGATAATATTGTGCGGATAAAATTTGGCCGCCGGGCTCGTACTCGGCTGGGTTCAATCAGGATTCACCCCGACCACCCGGATACTACCGAAATCACCCTTAACGGGCTGTTCAGGGATCCGGCGGTGCCCGAGTTTGTAGTACTTGCAACTCTGGTGCATGAAATGATTCATTACGCGCATGGCTTTAATTCTCCCCTGGAACAGAAGCACAGGCATCCGCACGCCGGCGGTGTGGTAAGAGCCGAGTATCGGGAGAGGGGGCTGGAGGAGCTCTACTTAAGGCAAAAAAAATGGCTGAAAGCTAACTGGCCAGACATATTAAGAGCCAACTTCCAACCTGTAAAGCGAAGAATTGTAAAAAGAACAATACCCAAGCCGTTCTGGTTTTAACTGGTCGGGGTGACAGGACTTGAACCTGCGACCTCAGCGTCCCGAACGCTGCGCGCTAGCCAACTGCGCCACACCCCGGTGTTGAGATTATATCAGGCGGCATGTTTAAGCCCCGGCTGCTCTTACGAGCTTCCGGGGCTTAATCGTCCTTGTACACATGTGCCTTACTGGATTCTCCTGGATTTTTCGTCCAGTAGATATTGCCGTCTGCCAGCTTAAGCATCCACCAATCTACCTCAACCTTGGTACCTCTTGGGGTCTTTGTAATACCCAGAGAGAGCGATTCGATATTTCGGTAGACGGTTTTTGCCTGGCTGCGGCTGGCGGCTTCACACCAGCGGCTTTTTTTCTCAGAATCACCGCTGACCAGCCAGTAGGCAGTAACGCCTGGGTTGTAGCTTCGAACAGCCATCAGATGAGCGGACCCATTGGATCGTACTCATCAGACTTCATGTTGTCTGCTCGATCGCTACCTCGCTTTCCGCTTGGGAGTTTGCGGCGCGAGCCATCCTTAACCCAACCACGCCCAGGATGGCGCTTCTTTGGGTTCATGCGATAAAGCTTGAGTTTGGTTGGCTCATCGCAGTTGGGGCAGTGGTCTGCTCCATTGAACTGCAAAGCTGATGTGCCGCAATTGGCGCATCCAGCATATGTTTCTGGGTTGGCCATTGCGGCTCCTTTTCAGCAGGTTGGTGTTCAAGGTACGATTAACATATATATTATAACCATAAAAGCTATAAATGTCAATGTCTGTAGCTGTGAAACAGATAAGAAATTTGGTCTGCTATGATGTTTTTATGTCTGATACGCCAATAAAAGCCGTGGTTTTTGATCTATTAGGGGTGCTCATCACCAGCCAGCATCCCATGGGCCAACCGCTATTACTTGAGCTGGCTAGCAGCTTACGCAAAGCAGGTTATAAAATCGGGATTCTCTCTAATCTCCAGCCCAGCGATCAGCTTCAGAAAGACTGCGCCCAGCTATTTGAGCAGTTCAACGTAGTAATCTTTTCTGGTGAGACGGGCCTAGTTAAACCCGACCCAGAGAGCTATATTTCTGCCGCGGAACAGTTGGGCTGCAGGCCAGAAGAGGTTCTAATGATTGACGACGCAGCAGAAAACACCGAGGGGGCAAAGAGGGCGGGGTGCCAGGCTATCTTATATCGCACAGAATCCCAATTACGGAGCGACCTTAAGGCGTCTGGACTACCCCTCGGCTAGCTTAATCAGGCAGTTTTTCGTACAATCTTCTTATGGATACGACCTTAGTCCTCGTGATATTAATAGCCGTCATGGCAATCGGCTTTGCTGGCATAGCCCTGTTTGTTAACAGTAAGCTGGGCGGACTAAAGAACGACACAGCCCTGGGGCTGATAAAGCAAGATTTTCAGGGCATGCATGAGCGGTTAGATAAGGCCGCTACTGTTTTCGGCGGTTTACAGCAAGAGCTTGGGCGTATGCAGGAGCTGGGCCGCAGCATGCGCGACATTCAGGATGCCCTGAAATCCCCCAAGCTAAGGGGTAATATTGGCGAGCAGATGATGGCAGAGATGCTGAGCCAGCAGATACCAAAGGGCAATTTTAAGCTGCAGCATGCTTTCCGCTCGGGAGAGAAAGTCGATGCTGTTATAAAAACCCGGAACGGCTTAATACCGATCGATTCTAAATTCCCAGCCGAGAACTTCCTTAAATACGTTCAGTCAAAGGATGAGGCAGAAAAGAAGCGCCTACATAAGGATTTCGTGGCAGATGTAAAAAAGCATATTCAGGCGATATCAACCAAGTACATCCAGCCGGCCGAGGGTACTGTAGACTTCGCGTTTATGTACGTACCAGGGGAGAATGTTTTTTATCACATTATCAGCCAAACCGATCTGTACGAGTTCGGAGCCACCCAGCGTGTAATTCTTGTTTCCCCCCAGAGTTTCTACCACTACCTAGGTACTGTACTGCTTAGCCTGGAGGGGGAGTTGATTGAACAGAAGGCTAAGGAGGTAATGAGCTACCTCAAGGGCATTCAGGGTGACGCGCGTAAGTTTGATACCGAGCTGACCTTAGTAAGTAAACATCTGACCAATGCCAAAAACGCGGCCGATTCAGCCGTTAATTCCTATGCTAAACTGAGCGGTAAGATCGATTCAGCCAACCAATTGAGCCTGGGCGACGTACGTCCTCGTAAATTGTCGGCTGAAACCGAGAAACCTAAAGAGGAGACATTGGTGTGAAGCGTTTATTTTCTGGAATCCAGCCTTCTGGCGAGGTGCATCTGGGCAACTATCTGGGCGCAATTAAAAATTGGGTAGAGCTTCAGGAGGATAATAAACTGATGCTGTGCGTAGTGGATCTGCATGCCATTACCGTGCCGCAGGATCCGAATGCGTTGCGCGCAGGTTCAATCGACTTAGCCCGAATGCTTATAGCCTGCGGTATTAATCCTGATAAGACAATAATATTCAAGCAATCAGATGTTGCGGCGCATAGTGAACTGGCTTGGATTCTGAGCACTATTACCTCCATGGGTGAGCTAAACCGCATGACGCAGTTTAAGGATAAAAGCAAAAAGGGCGATAGCTCAAAGGCCAGCGTAGGATTGTTTACATACCCCGTGCTACAGGCAGCTGATGTATTACTTTATGACATCAATGCGGTGCCGGTAGGCGAGGATCAAAAGCAGCATCTTGAGCTAATGCGTGATTTAGCAGAACGTTTCAACAAGCGATATGGCCAGACCTTTGTGGTGCCTGAGGCTAAAATAAGCAATCTGGGCGCCAGAGTAATGGGGCTGGATAATCCCGAGGTAAAGATGAGCAAGAGTGCCGGGCCGAACAACTACATTGGCCTGCTAGATTCTCCTGAGCAGGTTCAAAAGAAGGTCAGCCGGGCGGTGACTGATTCTAAGGAGGGGATTACGGCCGACCCAGCTCGCCGTGGCCTTTATAACCTGCTTGTAATTGAAGCGGCGCTTAACGGTACTACCGTGGAAGAAGAAGCGAGGGAGCAGAAATTCAAGGGATTTGCTGACTATAAGAACCATGTAGCCGAAGTGGTTACTACGGTGTTAAAGCCAATACAAGGCAAATACAGGAGCATAACTGAAAAAGAAGTGTCAGATATCCTAAAGCAGGGTGCCGTTCAGGCTAACGAAGCCGCTGATAAAAAACTACAACATGTCAAAAAAGCTATAGGTTTGCTGTAAATATTACTACGTTTTTTGCTTAAAAATGATTGACATAAGTAAACTGCTTGTGCTAGAATTACTTTATTGAATCTTGAAAACATGATTATCGTCGTTGTTACCACAACAGTGGGACAGATCCGGCTTAGAAGTATCCCCCTTACTTTCTAAACCGGAATTGTCCTACTGTTAAAGGAGCGCTATCTTGTGCAGTACAGGCGCTTCGTCGGTTTCCGAGGGGGATCCCTGGTCGTCAGCTTTGCTTGCGATCAGTTACTCCTTCGGATACCAGATAATGGTAGCGACTGCACCTTATGTGTCTTTGCGACAACCGTCGTAAGGATACTTCGGGGCGACAGCGCCAAGTGAGTTAATACATGAGGGTGCATTGATCGCCCCGATCTTCTTTTTAAGCACTTATCTTTACGCACTGCTACGTCAGAATTGCCAGCCCTCGGTTGTAGTACATCTGGGTACAGCTTCTCTGCGGGCTTCAGTTATTCCTTGCAGTGCGTCAGGGCTAAGCACTTAAAGTTCGCTGATATCAGACATCGGCGTTTTTTTATTGCTAATGTAAGCTGATTTTTGCCATAATGTAAGTATTACTGAGGTTTGTAAGTGCCTGCACTTGGTTATCATAATCTGTTGCTTTCCGTATCCGTGATTACCACTGTGGTTATTATTTTAACTACCATAGTGGTTGCGCCGGCCGACATTGGCCCCTTGGGGGTAACGCTTTGGTTTATTGCTCTGTTTGTCGGCTTATCTTCTTGGCTGACTTTGCTTCTCAACTGGTTAGCGGGTAAGCTTGGGGCTGAATCCAAGTCTTCAGGTCGCCTGACTACTGCTTGGCGGCGCGGTTTACTGCTTGGCGGATGGTTAACGGTTATACTAGGGTTAAGCAGTTTGAAGCAGTTAGAGTTTAAAGATATAATTCTATCTTTTCTGCTGATTGCATTA
This Candidatus Dormiibacterota bacterium DNA region includes the following protein-coding sequences:
- the trpS gene encoding tryptophan--tRNA ligase, which produces MGVKRLFSGIQPSGEVHLGNYLGAIKNWVELQEDNKLMLCVVDLHAITVPQDPNALRAGSIDLARMLIACGINPDKTIIFKQSDVAAHSELAWILSTITSMGELNRMTQFKDKSKKGDSSKASVGLFTYPVLQAADVLLYDINAVPVGEDQKQHLELMRDLAERFNKRYGQTFVVPEAKISNLGARVMGLDNPEVKMSKSAGPNNYIGLLDSPEQVQKKVSRAVTDSKEGITADPARRGLYNLLVIEAALNGTTVEEEAREQKFKGFADYKNHVAEVVTTVLKPIQGKYRSITEKEVSDILKQGAVQANEAADKKLQHVKKAIGLL
- a CDS encoding HAD-IA family hydrolase, giving the protein MSDTPIKAVVFDLLGVLITSQHPMGQPLLLELASSLRKAGYKIGILSNLQPSDQLQKDCAQLFEQFNVVIFSGETGLVKPDPESYISAAEQLGCRPEEVLMIDDAAENTEGAKRAGCQAILYRTESQLRSDLKASGLPLG
- a CDS encoding DNA recombination protein RmuC, whose translation is MDTTLVLVILIAVMAIGFAGIALFVNSKLGGLKNDTALGLIKQDFQGMHERLDKAATVFGGLQQELGRMQELGRSMRDIQDALKSPKLRGNIGEQMMAEMLSQQIPKGNFKLQHAFRSGEKVDAVIKTRNGLIPIDSKFPAENFLKYVQSKDEAEKKRLHKDFVADVKKHIQAISTKYIQPAEGTVDFAFMYVPGENVFYHIISQTDLYEFGATQRVILVSPQSFYHYLGTVLLSLEGELIEQKAKEVMSYLKGIQGDARKFDTELTLVSKHLTNAKNAADSAVNSYAKLSGKIDSANQLSLGDVRPRKLSAETEKPKEETLV